The proteins below come from a single Periophthalmus magnuspinnatus isolate fPerMag1 chromosome 7, fPerMag1.2.pri, whole genome shotgun sequence genomic window:
- the si:dkeyp-110g5.4 gene encoding uncharacterized protein si:dkeyp-110g5.4, whose amino-acid sequence MELLQGLEVYIPPEAEVKSVPLLALSSSVRRKMGLSAGLDSLPDSPLCMWISPALFQRKGQKDLPQGKDGARQQVLSMLGNRQACPSLTKGYGQCKMTFVTAHSTAYKVLKETLPMIPNTRLCSAPTVPLGALPDTEQDAVIIHQGRVYLSVKKAKKRIARPHSSAGACSTVTGQVAPVIHNKLKRRQDSLCEGTNKSQPKPSGSQQRATQSQGSSAVATQCHSDSVWAGCSDGGSKDQEPPEESSDQRLGLALAPYSDQHSHTESSALLALHSSGSKMNIDFDELASRERIAVIKSKLDSQ is encoded by the exons ATGGAGTTGCTGCAGGGTCTGGAGGTCTATATCCCACCTGAGGCTGAGGTGAAGAGCGTGCCTCTGCTCGCTCTCTCCAGCTCCGTGCGCCGTAAGATGGGCCTGTCTGCAGGGCTGGACTCCCTCCCAGACTCCCCTCTCTGTATGTGGATCAGTCCCGCACTCTTCCAAAGGAAAGGCCAGAAGGACCTGCCCCAGGGCAAAGATGGGGCCAGGCAGCAGGTGTTGAGTATGCTCGGCAACCGCCAGGCCTGCCCCAGCTTAACTAAAG GTTATGGCCAGTGTAAGATGACCTTTGTGACTGCTCACTCTACAGCATACAAGGTCCTGAAGGAGACTCTCCCAATGATTCCAAACACACGGCTCTGCAGTGCCCCCACAGTCCCTCTGGGGGCACTGCCTGACACTGAACAGGACGCGGTCATCATTCACCAGGGTCGAGTTTACCTGTCTGTGAAAAAAGCCAAGAAACGGATAGCCAGACCTCATAGCTCTGCTGGAGCCTGCAGTACTGTCACGGGCCAG GTGGCGCCAGTCATCCACAATAAGCTCAAGAGGAGGCAGGACTCTCTATGTGAGGGCACAAATAAGTCTCAACCCAAACCCTCAGGAAGCCAGCAAAGGGCGACTCAGAGCCAGGGGTCCAGTGCGGTGGCCACTCAATGCCACAGTGACAGTGTGTGGGCTGGTTGCAGCGACGGAGGCAGCAAGGACCAGGAGCCACCAGAGGAATCCAGTGATCAGCGCCTGGGCCTGGCCCTGGCCCCTTACAGCGATCAGCACAGCCACACTGAGAGCTCCGCGCTTTTGGCCCTTCACAGCTCGGGCTCAAAGATGAACATTGACTTTGATGAGTTGGCGAGCAGAGAGAGGATCGCTGTGATAAAGTCCAAATTGGACTCTCAGTGA
- the LOC129456379 gene encoding uncharacterized protein LOC129456379 — MDTDTRSSGTKLFYQVKPSGCRRVLKIVSGKSIQTQTVVTSSVHVVSSLMTQSRDPIPPVKPMRPLTAAVLSHVHSKAQVQPSVQLCVSPTLSTPPTKPTHSTPATISLGSCVIEVPVQPSTTPQKTILGVPNDKSANCKIIVKLPTNSNDNLNTSLAPIPRLTELNTIRSFTKVTNTANPGPVSDKQTRKLILCLPQRPNSPNKWVVEDNGLNSLSSSQASVIPEDITSMVEVVAKREQTNKNCAMTLAPTEMEERPECSLLMWNDKVFFRVEKQALKAGAVEDIDLCADGVYEADACDEDSVSFVGCYVQSSRAKEGAGGETGTAPRDHSSSAQLASSKVGPMPRAHHVQISSPSPSLCALADHKLKQMFGITSEVEIRLPRVACLDMVRSSASQAPPLDYTQPIEEDFLCDADPPHSQGCPQVEAAPSRVGRTRKRTKCPCCSPAALLRHHAHKRRSKPGAGDKRETARKQLRLTTTLITPKTDTLTNPLTAHKVVKLLPALPNNLFTPASATLTTPMTIATNTPATTTTPIPMDANPIPIDGSCVSGQIQVLPMPATVTTPLTLHTTRNTDCEELQMHREIQLLREALRLKEAALEKLKSKNT; from the exons CGGGACCAAGCTCTTCTACCAGGTCAAGCCCTCAGGATGTAGGAGAGTTCTAAAGATCGTTTCTGGGAAGTCCATCCAGACCCAAACCGTGGTCACCTCCTCTGTCCATGTCGTGTCCTCTCTGATGACGCAGTCCAGAGATCCTATCCCACCAGTCAAACCCATGAGACCACTGACTGCTGCAGTACTGAGCCATGTCCATTCTAAAGCACAAGTCCAACCATCTGTccagctctgtgtctctccaaCACTGTCTACCCCACCTACAAAGCCTACCCACTCCACTCCAGCAACTATTTCTCTTGGCAGCTGCGTAATAGAAGTGCCTGTTCAACCTAGTacaaccccccaaaaaacaatacTGGGTGTCCCTAATGACAAATCTGCAAATTGCAAAATAATTGTCAAATTACCTACAAATAGCAATGATAACCTTAATACAAGCCTTGCTCCCATTCCGCGATTGACTGAGTTGAACACAATTCGAAGTTTTACCAAAGTCACAAACACTGCCAACCCTGGACCTGTATCAGACAAGCAAACTCGCAAACTGATTCTGTGCTTGCCTCAAAGACCCAACAGTCCAAACAAGTGGGTGGTTGAAGATAATGGACTCAactccttgtcctcctctcaAGCTTCGGTCATTCCTGAAGATATTACCAGCATGGTGGAAGTTGTGGCCAAaagagaacaaacaaacaaaaactgtgcaATGACCCTGGCTCCcacagagatggaggagaggccAGAATGCTCACTGCTCATGTGGAATGATAAAGTGTTCTTCCGGGTTGAGAAGCAAGCGCTAAAGGCAGGAGCAGTTGAAGACATAGACCTCTGTGCTGATGGTGTTTATGAGGCAGATGCTTGTGATGAAGACAGTGTGAGCTTTGTGGGATGTTATGTTCAGAGCTCCAGAGCTAAGGAAGGGGCAGGGGGAGAGACAGGCACAGCACCCAGGGACCACAGCTCCTCAGCACAACTTGCATCCAGCAAAGTGGGTCCAATGCCAAGGGCCCACCACGTACAG ATATCCAGTCCTTCACCTTCTCTGTGTGCATTGGCGGACCACAAACTGAAGCAGATGTTTGGTATAACCTCAGAGGTAGAGATCAGACTGCCCCGTGTGGCTTGCCTCGACATGGTGAGGAGCTCTGCCTCTCAAGCCCCGCCCTTGGACTACACCCAACCAATTGAGGAAGACTTCCTGTGTGATGCAGACCCACCCCATTCTCAGGGCTGTCCCCAGGTAGAGGCTGCGCCCAGCCGGGTGGGACGCACTCGCAAACGCACTAAGTGTCCCTGCTGTTCCCCGGCCGCTCTGCTCCGGCACCACGCCCACAAGAGACGCTCCAAACCTGGGGCTGGGGACAAGAGGGAGACCGCTCGGAAACAGCTCAGGCTCACCACCACGCTCATCACCCCAAAGACGGACACACTAACCAACCCACTGACCGCCCACAAGGTGGTCAAACTGCTGCCCGCCCTGCCAAACAATCTGTTCACCCCAGCCTCTGCCACACTAACCACCCCCATGACGATCGCTACAAACACCCCAGCGACCACCACGACTCCCATCCCGATGGATGCTAACCCTATTCCAATAGATGGGAGTTGTGTAAGCGGCCAGATTCAAGTCCTACCTATGCCAGCCACAGTGACCACCCCACTGACCCTCCACACAACCAGGAACACGGATTGTGAGGAGCTACAGATGCATAGAGAGATCCAACTGCTACGAGAGGCACTCCGTCTGAAAGAGGCagcactggagaaactaaagagCAAgaacacttaa
- the igf3 gene encoding insulin-like growth factor 3, which yields MARRSPSAHTQGWIQKWLCVLHCSISLGPLCADGARLRCGSELLGDLIFVCGDRGIYLGKRGWSGYGPRPRGRGIVDQCCLGPGCDLHHLEKYCAKAKDLSTTTTSSSTQAPTAEQQFQALFQKKLVERLGVPGSPHRDAYRKSSKPSEHRPLTTPHRRTRMRGSTGYPSADPSSSTNS from the exons atggcacGCCGCTCACCCTCAGCGCACACTCAG gGATGGATACAAAAATGGCTCTGCGTGCTGCACTGCTCTATCAGCCTGGGCCCCCTGTGTGCCGATGGAGCCCGCCTACGCTGTGGCTCCGAGCTCCTAGGGGACCTGATCTTCGTGTGTGGGGACCGTGGCATCTACTTAG GGAAGCGTGGCTGGTCTGGGTACGGCCCACGGCCCCGGGGCAGAGGCATAGTAGACCAGTGCTGCCTGGGCCCCGGCTGTGACCTGCATCACTTAGAGAAGTACTGTGCCAAAGCCAAGGACctctccaccaccaccaccagcagcagcacacaGGCACCCACAGCG GAGCAGCAGTTCCAGGCCCTGTTCCAGAAAAAGCTGGTGGAGAGGTTGGGGGTCCCTGGGAGCCCGCACAGAGATGCCTACAGAAAGAGCTCAAAGCCCTCAGAGCACAGGCCCCTGACAACTCCTCACAGAAGGACTAGAATGAGGGGCTCCACGGGCTATCCATCTGCGGATCCCAGTAGCTCCACAAATTCATGA